A region from the Canis lupus dingo isolate Sandy chromosome X, ASM325472v2, whole genome shotgun sequence genome encodes:
- the LOC112653087 gene encoding glutathione S-transferase P-like has protein sequence MPPYTITYFPVRGRCEAMRMLLADQGQSWKEEVVTMETWMKGSLKASCLYGQLPKFQDGDLTLYQSNAILRHLGRSLGLYGKDQQEAALLDVVNDGVEDLRCKYALLIYTNYEAGKEEYVKALPGYLKPFETLLSQNEGGQAFIVGNQISFADYNLLDLLLIHQVLAPSCLDSFPLLSAYVVRLSARPKLKAFLSSPEHVNRPINGNGKQ, from the coding sequence ATGCCACCCTACACCATCACCTACTTCCCTGTTCGAGGGCGCTGTGAGGCCATGCGCATGCTGCTGGCTGACCAGGGCcagagctggaaggaggaggtggTGACCATGGAGACCTGGATGAAGGGCTCACTCAAGGCCTCCTGTCTGTACGGGCAGCTCCCCAAGTTCCAGGACGGAGACCTCACCCTGTACCAGTCCAATGCCATCCTGCGACACCTGGGCCGCTCCCTTGGGCTCTACGGGAAGGACCAGCAGGAGGCGGCCTTGCTGGATGTAGTGAACGATGGTGTGGAGGATCTCCGCTGCAAATACGCCCTCCTCATCTACACTAACtatgaggcaggaaaggaggagtATGTGAAGGCACTACCAGGTTACCTGAAGCCTTTTGAAACGCTGTTGTCCCAGAATGAGGGGGGCCAGGCCTTCATCGTGGGCAACCAGATCTCCTTCGCGGACTACAACCTGCTGGACTTGCTgctgattcaccaggtcctggcccccagctgcctggactccttccccctgctctcggCCTATGTGGTGCGCCTCAGCGCCAGACCCAAGCTCAAGGCATTCCTGTCGTCCCCCGAGCACGTGAACCGCCCCATCAATGGCAACGGGAAGCAGTGA